In Candidatus Contubernalis alkalaceticus, the following proteins share a genomic window:
- a CDS encoding histone deacetylase family protein, protein MKVVFHDSFLNTYTRDPAAAYGRLDPTLKAVKEHHTLITPKPCLDEDVLLVHTQNHLEDVKYEEYVYKTALLAVGSTIKASEIAMEGDYSFALCRPPGHHASPDSCWGFCYFNNIAIAVLKLLTEEKINSALIVDFDLHFGDGTSNTFAENEKVNYYHVKGENRTSFVDNLQAYLDKTSAADVVAVSAGFDRHYSDWGHMLYTEDYHTMGFMLGNYARKNSQGRLFAALEGGYNANSLGDGIMAFLRGLEDSKG, encoded by the coding sequence ATGAAAGTTGTTTTTCATGATAGTTTTTTAAACACATACACCAGGGATCCTGCAGCAGCCTATGGACGCCTGGATCCCACCCTGAAAGCAGTCAAAGAACATCATACCCTGATTACACCAAAGCCCTGCCTGGATGAGGATGTTTTGCTGGTTCATACCCAAAACCATCTGGAGGATGTAAAATACGAAGAATACGTATATAAAACTGCTCTTCTGGCTGTTGGATCAACAATTAAGGCTTCAGAGATTGCCATGGAGGGTGATTATTCGTTTGCCCTGTGCAGACCCCCCGGACACCATGCCAGTCCTGATTCCTGCTGGGGTTTTTGTTATTTTAACAATATTGCTATCGCTGTTTTAAAACTGCTGACTGAGGAAAAAATTAATTCCGCTCTAATTGTAGACTTTGACCTGCATTTTGGTGATGGCACCAGCAATACTTTTGCTGAGAATGAAAAAGTAAACTATTACCATGTTAAGGGAGAAAACAGAACCTCCTTCGTGGACAACCTGCAGGCATACCTGGACAAAACATCCGCAGCAGATGTGGTGGCAGTTTCCGCTGGTTTTGACCGTCATTACTCCGACTGGGGGCATATGTTGTATACCGAGGATTACCACACCATGGGATTTATGCTGGGAAATTATGCACGAAAAAATTCCCAGGGTCGTCTCTTTGCCGCCCTTGAAGGTGGATATAATGCTAACTCCCTGGGAGACGGTATTATGGCATTTTTAAGAGGATTAGAAGACTCCAAGGGATAA
- the addB gene encoding helicase-exonuclease AddAB subunit AddB has translation MKGKNKLSLVLGRAGTGKSRFCLEEVRHKLKENPIGEPLIYIVPDQVVFQFEHALASTPGLEGIIRAQVLSFRRLAWKVMQEVGGGALQYIDDFGKGLMIRKILENHKEDLRVLKLAGEKAGTIAKMVEFYNQLKRSRVTLRLFEQHSRCHDKFKDLAFIFLKLEKKLAGLYQDSEDFLELLACSLNHSSYLSNAEIWVDDFYEFTNQEYKVLEGLLTKGLEVTVTLCLDKNYSSKEKIEELSPFYPTALTCRKLNEMVERVGVNAKAIILKSGQMTRFSQRPQLMHLEKNLTLTFPKPYEGKAEDSVGILTAVNRRWEIEHIAGQMIILARDKGYRWRDMSIMAPDLESYKDIISTVFREYDIPFFLEHKRTVLHHPLIEFVRSALEVVCFNWNYDAVFRCIKTELLLPPEEERLQGKNWQEHMWQLENYVLAFGISSDQWQSDKPWDYLQGGALEEEKEKVTEEQEHYLNMINMAKEVIREPLVRFQRNVENAVKVSAKIKALQQLLQEIQAVHRLERWSQKSLEEGKPEKAREHLQVCKALSGLLDQMEEIMAEDNVTSAIFLNMLETGFESMRLGLEPSSLDQVLIGDLERTRPGNIKIAFIPGANEGTLPSRPKEDGIITEQERELLIDSGVDLAPGSLRRLFDKQFLIYTVLTRASESLWLSYPLADEEGNALLPSPLVERLKEMIPSIQEIFETGNRDLVLSDIVHPGSSLNSLARQLKCWQKGQKLHPNWWGIYNWYIDKEEWRGPVKYILSGLAYKNRENPLRLEVARDLYGKGLKASISRLEKYRACPFAHFIQYGLRLEERKMYRLEVPDIGQLFHGALLSFGGRVQEEGLTWGELSPEKCVELAEEEVEKLAPRLQKEVLFSTARYRYLIKKLKDTMGRTAVILGKHAKVSSFDPVALELSFGVKGVLPPVIFKLPDGFQVVMGGRIDRVDLARREDGTAYVRIIDYKSGRPELNLAEIYHGLSLQLMVYMDVVLTYARDWLGVEAEPAGILYFYVHAPLIKTNKILKPKEIEKMIIQRYKMKGKVLAELEAVTLMDHSLNSPGYSDIIPAAVKKQGGFYKGSQTMDALSFDRFRQHVRQKLTEASWGISQGRVDIKPIQIGKKKACRFCAYKAVCQFDLRLEENCFEVLNRWPDEEVELMLENGQIPKGGSQYEDRQG, from the coding sequence ATGAAGGGGAAAAATAAATTAAGCTTGGTTTTGGGCAGGGCCGGTACCGGAAAAAGTCGGTTTTGCCTGGAGGAAGTACGTCATAAGCTAAAGGAAAATCCAATAGGAGAACCGTTAATTTATATTGTTCCGGATCAGGTGGTTTTTCAATTTGAGCATGCTTTGGCTTCGACACCGGGATTGGAGGGAATAATCAGGGCACAGGTTTTAAGTTTTCGCCGTCTGGCCTGGAAGGTTATGCAGGAGGTGGGAGGAGGCGCTCTCCAATACATAGATGATTTCGGAAAAGGCCTGATGATTAGAAAGATACTGGAAAATCATAAAGAAGATTTAAGGGTGCTAAAGCTGGCCGGGGAAAAAGCAGGAACTATAGCCAAAATGGTTGAGTTTTATAACCAGTTGAAACGATCCAGGGTAACATTACGGCTTTTTGAACAGCATTCCCGGTGCCATGATAAGTTTAAAGACCTGGCATTCATATTTTTGAAATTGGAAAAAAAACTAGCCGGGTTATACCAAGATTCTGAAGATTTTCTGGAACTTCTGGCCTGCAGCCTTAATCATTCCAGTTATCTTTCCAATGCAGAAATTTGGGTAGATGATTTTTACGAATTTACCAATCAGGAATATAAAGTGTTGGAAGGTTTGCTGACAAAAGGCCTGGAGGTTACCGTTACCCTTTGCCTGGACAAGAATTATTCTTCCAAGGAAAAAATTGAGGAACTAAGCCCTTTTTACCCTACCGCCTTAACCTGTCGGAAGTTGAATGAAATGGTTGAAAGGGTGGGGGTTAATGCAAAGGCTATCATTTTAAAATCCGGTCAAATGACTCGTTTCAGCCAACGCCCTCAACTAATGCATTTAGAAAAGAATCTTACCCTAACTTTCCCAAAACCCTACGAAGGAAAAGCAGAGGACTCGGTTGGCATTTTAACTGCTGTAAACCGTCGCTGGGAGATAGAACATATTGCCGGGCAGATGATTATTTTAGCCCGGGATAAAGGGTATCGCTGGCGGGATATGAGTATAATGGCCCCTGACCTGGAGAGTTATAAAGATATTATTTCTACAGTTTTTAGAGAGTATGACATTCCATTTTTCCTGGAACATAAAAGAACTGTACTGCATCACCCCTTGATTGAGTTTGTCCGCTCCGCCCTGGAAGTAGTTTGTTTTAACTGGAATTATGACGCTGTCTTCCGATGTATAAAAACGGAGCTGCTCCTTCCCCCGGAAGAAGAGAGGCTTCAAGGTAAAAATTGGCAGGAGCATATGTGGCAGCTGGAGAATTATGTGCTTGCCTTTGGTATATCTAGTGACCAATGGCAGTCGGATAAGCCCTGGGATTACCTTCAGGGGGGGGCTCTAGAGGAGGAGAAAGAGAAAGTAACTGAGGAGCAAGAACATTATTTAAATATGATCAATATGGCTAAGGAGGTAATAAGAGAGCCCTTGGTTCGTTTTCAAAGAAACGTTGAAAATGCTGTAAAGGTTTCTGCAAAAATAAAAGCCCTTCAGCAGCTGCTGCAGGAGATACAGGCTGTGCATCGCCTGGAGAGATGGAGTCAAAAATCTTTAGAGGAAGGGAAGCCAGAAAAAGCTAGGGAACATCTGCAGGTTTGCAAGGCTCTGTCAGGGCTTTTGGACCAGATGGAGGAAATTATGGCAGAGGATAACGTTACATCGGCTATTTTTTTGAATATGTTGGAAACCGGTTTTGAAAGCATGAGGCTGGGCCTTGAGCCTTCTTCGTTGGATCAGGTGCTTATCGGCGATCTGGAGAGGACTCGTCCAGGTAATATAAAAATTGCCTTTATCCCCGGGGCCAACGAAGGAACTCTACCCTCCCGGCCGAAAGAAGATGGTATTATTACGGAGCAGGAGAGAGAATTATTAATTGATTCCGGGGTAGACCTGGCCCCGGGAAGCCTCCGGCGCCTGTTTGATAAGCAATTTTTGATATATACAGTGTTAACCCGGGCATCAGAGAGTTTGTGGTTAAGTTATCCCCTGGCCGATGAGGAAGGGAATGCTCTTTTGCCCTCACCCCTGGTGGAGCGTTTAAAAGAGATGATTCCCAGTATACAGGAAATATTTGAGACAGGAAATAGAGATCTTGTTTTGTCAGATATTGTTCATCCTGGAAGCAGTCTAAATTCCCTGGCACGTCAATTAAAATGCTGGCAAAAAGGCCAGAAACTGCACCCGAACTGGTGGGGAATTTACAACTGGTATATAGATAAGGAAGAGTGGAGAGGGCCGGTAAAATATATACTGTCGGGGTTGGCATACAAAAACCGGGAGAACCCCTTGAGGTTAGAGGTTGCCCGGGATCTTTACGGAAAAGGGCTTAAGGCCAGTATTTCCCGCCTTGAAAAATACCGGGCCTGTCCCTTTGCTCATTTTATACAGTATGGGTTGAGGCTTGAGGAAAGAAAAATGTATCGTCTGGAAGTTCCCGATATCGGACAGTTATTCCATGGGGCGCTTTTGAGTTTTGGGGGAAGGGTCCAAGAAGAGGGATTAACTTGGGGAGAACTTTCCCCGGAAAAATGTGTTGAATTAGCAGAGGAAGAGGTAGAAAAGTTGGCTCCCAGGCTTCAAAAAGAAGTGCTTTTTAGTACAGCCCGTTATCGTTATTTAATTAAAAAATTAAAGGATACAATGGGTAGGACCGCAGTGATTTTAGGGAAACATGCTAAAGTGAGCAGTTTTGATCCTGTGGCTTTAGAACTGTCTTTCGGGGTAAAAGGGGTGCTTCCTCCGGTAATATTTAAGCTGCCTGACGGTTTTCAAGTGGTAATGGGGGGAAGAATTGACCGGGTTGACCTGGCCCGGCGTGAAGACGGCACTGCTTATGTGAGGATTATAGATTATAAATCCGGTCGTCCAGAACTAAACCTGGCGGAAATATATCACGGCCTTTCCCTTCAGCTTATGGTATACATGGATGTAGTCTTGACCTATGCCCGGGATTGGTTGGGAGTAGAGGCTGAACCTGCGGGGATATTATACTTTTATGTACATGCTCCACTGATAAAAACAAATAAAATCCTCAAGCCTAAAGAAATTGAAAAAATGATTATCCAACGCTATAAAATGAAAGGGAAAGTGCTGGCGGAGTTGGAGGCAGTTACGCTTATGGACCACAGTCTAAATTCACCGGGTTATTCAGACATTATTCCCGCTGCGGTAAAAAAACAAGGGGGTTTTTATAAGGGTTCTCAAACCATGGATGCTCTCTCATTTGATAGGTTTAGACAGCATGTGCGGCAAAAGTTGACAGAAGCCTCCTGGGGCATTTCCCAGGGAAGAGTGGATATTAAGCCAATACAGATAGGGAAGAAAAAAGCCTGCAGGTTTTGTGCATATAAGGCGGTATGCCAGTTTGACCTTCGGCTGGAGGAAAACTGTTTTGAAGTCCTAAACAGGTGGCCGGATGAAGAGGTAGAGCTTATGCTGGAGAATGGACAAATCCCAAAGGGAGGATCTCAATATGAAGACCGGCAAGGATAA
- a CDS encoding MerR family transcriptional regulator, which produces MKNRDREPLFSISVASRLLGITPRVLRSYEEAELIHPYRTEGNTRLYSEQDIRKIQVIYYLHKNMEVNFSGIKIILKIITVDTTNKGQGEKPHDVINKIREIAPELLFPYKKEK; this is translated from the coding sequence ATGAAAAATCGAGATAGAGAACCTCTTTTCAGCATCAGTGTTGCCTCCCGTCTGCTGGGTATTACTCCACGGGTCTTAAGAAGTTATGAAGAAGCAGAACTCATCCATCCTTACCGAACTGAAGGAAATACCCGGCTTTATTCAGAACAGGATATAAGGAAAATTCAAGTAATTTATTACCTTCATAAAAACATGGAAGTAAATTTTTCAGGAATTAAAATAATATTAAAAATAATAACAGTAGATACTACAAATAAAGGCCAGGGAGAGAAACCTCATGATGTTATTAACAAAATAAGGGAAATCGCTCCGGAACTTTTATTCCCCTACAAAAAAGAAAAATAA
- a CDS encoding zinc metalloprotease HtpX has translation MNQLKTFFLMTVLTVVFVVLGGAIAGEQGLYIAFFLAVALNFMAYWFSDRMAIAMTRSKPLKQSEAPELYEMVKRLSRDANMPMPRIYSMPTDQPNAFATGRNPNNAVISVTDGLRRLLSRDEIEGVLAHELAHIKNRDILISSIAAVMAGALTIIARMGMWQNMLGGGRRRQGGGAAVVLQLVAIVLAPIAALLIRMAISRSMEYHADATAAKITGRPENLANALLRLQSGAQHRPYPVNEAASHMFIINPLSGNRASMANLFSTHPPIEDRVRRLLGR, from the coding sequence ATGAACCAGCTAAAAACCTTTTTTTTAATGACCGTACTCACTGTGGTATTTGTTGTTCTGGGAGGAGCCATAGCGGGAGAACAGGGTTTATATATTGCCTTTTTCCTTGCAGTAGCCTTAAACTTTATGGCCTATTGGTTCAGTGACCGCATGGCCATCGCTATGACCCGCTCCAAACCCTTAAAACAATCCGAAGCTCCGGAGCTTTATGAAATGGTTAAGCGGCTTTCCCGAGATGCTAATATGCCCATGCCCCGTATTTATTCTATGCCTACAGATCAACCTAATGCTTTTGCAACGGGCAGAAACCCTAACAATGCTGTTATTTCTGTAACTGATGGATTGAGAAGGCTGTTAAGCAGAGATGAGATTGAAGGAGTCCTGGCTCATGAATTGGCCCACATTAAAAATCGAGATATTTTAATAAGTTCAATTGCTGCGGTAATGGCTGGTGCCCTGACTATAATAGCCCGTATGGGCATGTGGCAGAACATGCTGGGAGGTGGTCGCAGAAGGCAGGGGGGAGGTGCTGCTGTAGTTTTACAATTGGTAGCCATAGTTTTAGCCCCTATTGCAGCTCTGCTCATCCGTATGGCCATATCCCGCTCTATGGAATATCATGCCGATGCCACGGCAGCTAAAATTACCGGCAGACCGGAAAATCTGGCCAACGCTCTTTTAAGGCTGCAAAGCGGTGCACAACACCGGCCTTATCCGGTGAATGAAGCAGCTTCACACATGTTTATTATTAACCCTCTATCCGGTAACCGGGCTTCCATGGCAAACCTGTTCAGCACTCATCCACCTATTGAAGATAGGGTTAGAAGACTCCTGGGAAGGTAA
- a CDS encoding heparan-alpha-glucosaminide N-acetyltransferase, which translates to MKKFNNISMKRFYELDFLRGSAIILMIIVHILHILNLLGNNYNYPLGTGFWLYFSRSAASMFILLAGISLTLSTKISASPPLIKILKRGLKIFSWGLIITFITWFALKEGFVVFGILHFIGLSLIISYPFLSFSPALNLLLGIAIILLSLPISQLILQTPWLLWLGLRPAGFHSIDYFPLFPWFGIFLTGIALGNTYYPKSVRKYPIPDLSKIFPVKCLCFIGRNSLAIYLMHIPALIIALLLMGYIDITLLFN; encoded by the coding sequence ATGAAAAAATTCAACAATATTAGTATGAAACGTTTTTATGAACTGGATTTTCTGCGGGGCTCAGCCATCATTCTAATGATAATCGTTCACATTCTTCATATATTAAACCTCCTGGGGAACAACTATAATTACCCTTTAGGAACCGGTTTTTGGCTCTATTTCTCCCGGTCGGCAGCATCAATGTTTATCCTTCTGGCCGGGATATCCCTTACTCTCAGTACTAAAATTTCTGCATCCCCCCCTCTAATAAAAATTTTGAAAAGAGGATTGAAAATTTTTTCCTGGGGATTAATAATTACCTTTATTACCTGGTTTGCCTTAAAAGAAGGGTTCGTCGTTTTTGGAATTCTTCACTTTATTGGGCTCTCCCTAATAATCTCATATCCTTTTTTATCTTTTAGTCCCGCCCTTAATCTGTTACTGGGGATAGCTATCATCCTGCTCAGCCTTCCCATTTCACAACTAATTCTACAAACCCCCTGGCTTTTATGGTTAGGGCTGAGGCCTGCAGGATTCCACAGCATAGATTATTTCCCCCTATTCCCCTGGTTTGGCATTTTTTTAACGGGAATCGCTTTAGGCAATACGTATTACCCAAAAAGCGTACGTAAATATCCCATACCTGATTTATCAAAAATTTTTCCTGTAAAATGTCTTTGTTTTATAGGAAGAAACTCCCTGGCAATTTATCTCATGCACATACCCGCTCTTATAATTGCCTTGTTACTCATGGGTTATATCGACATAACCCTGCTGTTTAATTAA
- a CDS encoding Hsp20/alpha crystallin family protein, whose protein sequence is MTNIIRRRPMTEFMGLRNDMDRFLSDAFRSFFDEGYHDKFHFRPAVDMEESGDKIIISAELPGIKKEDIKISIMDNKVVISGEINEEKNVEETNYYLKERVRGKFSRSFTLPSPVDSNKVEANYRNGILSLTLPKAEEAKPKQIEIQSD, encoded by the coding sequence ATGACAAACATCATTAGGAGGCGTCCCATGACAGAATTTATGGGACTGAGAAATGACATGGACCGCTTTTTGAGCGATGCTTTCCGCAGCTTTTTTGATGAAGGGTACCATGATAAGTTCCACTTTAGGCCGGCAGTTGACATGGAGGAAAGCGGAGATAAAATTATTATTTCAGCCGAACTTCCCGGCATTAAAAAAGAGGATATTAAGATTTCTATAATGGACAACAAAGTGGTAATATCCGGAGAAATTAACGAAGAAAAAAATGTTGAAGAAACTAACTATTACCTGAAAGAAAGGGTGCGAGGAAAATTCAGCCGCAGCTTTACACTGCCCTCCCCGGTAGATTCCAATAAGGTGGAAGCAAATTATAGAAATGGTATCCTCAGTCTCACCCTTCCAAAAGCTGAAGAGGCAAAGCCCAAACAAATTGAAATTCAAAGCGATTAA
- a CDS encoding coiled-coil domain-containing protein, which produces MEVDEKYLHLSPSILNENNLRYWFIYPTDKTLNYLFSSDQGSSWSKEKIALHETVQSYAAAIDTQNAIHIIYRDKDQNIMYLKQKDRRWEKKIISREKDGQKAGFFCLLSTENALHLCYLTLDPSGSRWRLIHHIMRGDLWETGKILEEGSGLFHNYAILSAGQQNRVHMIQRRFREGCYVLYYRNLNPTTDLWNNPTIISTKDENHFFPLVLEDEQNDLHSFWINYQDSEYKLIYRKRCSGGWPEGGWGEPKTLGLSKLKSPPLPVVLLNNTGLTAYWKQENTVFYRSSRDKGVNWTTPESYTFKNSYVIRYSQNPRTANREKCQWLLADEYPPGKLIPKIPGTYIQKKEPEITSLSPTQKKDIQNLQPIKEQKLPEPEIDADILEDAFLKLEGYSDHLVKHASNLWKERSQMENILNKRQQQYNTFYKYAGEKVRELNQAISSREKDLDKLKKQLKDTLKGINEQLKNEKIRYKQEKETYDQKILSLTEEIKNYKLQLEKYKDHNTCLENELQNEKNINEKLKEDILKLKETTSKKSSLWSKITKTIYPPKNM; this is translated from the coding sequence GTGGAAGTGGATGAAAAATATTTACATCTCTCTCCAAGTATATTAAATGAAAATAACCTTCGTTACTGGTTTATTTATCCTACAGATAAAACCTTAAACTACTTATTTTCCTCCGACCAGGGCAGCAGCTGGTCAAAGGAAAAAATTGCTCTTCATGAAACGGTACAGAGTTACGCAGCAGCCATAGACACTCAAAATGCAATTCATATTATTTATAGAGATAAGGATCAAAATATTATGTACCTTAAACAAAAAGACCGTAGATGGGAAAAAAAGATCATATCCAGAGAGAAAGATGGTCAAAAAGCAGGTTTTTTTTGCTTATTATCTACTGAGAATGCCCTTCATCTTTGTTATTTAACCCTGGACCCCTCCGGCAGCCGTTGGAGGCTGATTCATCACATCATGAGAGGTGACTTATGGGAAACAGGAAAAATCCTGGAGGAGGGCTCTGGCTTATTCCATAACTATGCAATACTTTCTGCCGGACAACAAAACAGAGTCCATATGATTCAAAGACGCTTCCGAGAGGGCTGCTATGTTCTTTATTACAGAAACCTGAACCCTACCACTGATTTATGGAACAACCCAACTATAATTTCAACCAAAGATGAAAACCATTTTTTCCCCCTGGTCCTGGAAGATGAACAAAATGATCTACATTCCTTTTGGATTAATTATCAAGATTCAGAATATAAACTTATATACCGAAAAAGATGTTCGGGAGGGTGGCCTGAAGGAGGGTGGGGAGAACCAAAAACCTTAGGATTATCAAAATTAAAATCACCTCCTCTGCCGGTAGTCTTATTAAATAATACCGGCTTAACTGCTTATTGGAAACAGGAAAATACCGTTTTTTATCGCAGCTCCCGGGATAAAGGAGTAAATTGGACTACACCGGAAAGCTACACATTTAAAAACAGCTATGTTATTAGATATTCCCAAAACCCCCGGACAGCCAATAGAGAAAAATGTCAATGGCTTTTGGCAGATGAATACCCGCCCGGTAAGCTTATTCCCAAAATACCCGGAACCTACATACAGAAGAAGGAACCTGAAATAACTTCCCTCTCTCCTACTCAAAAAAAAGATATCCAAAATCTACAGCCCATAAAAGAACAAAAATTGCCTGAACCTGAGATTGATGCGGATATCCTGGAAGATGCCTTTTTAAAACTTGAAGGATATTCAGACCACCTGGTTAAACATGCCTCCAATCTTTGGAAAGAAAGGTCCCAAATGGAAAATATCTTGAATAAAAGGCAGCAGCAATACAACACTTTTTATAAATATGCGGGAGAAAAAGTCAGAGAACTAAACCAGGCAATATCCTCCCGGGAAAAAGACCTGGATAAACTAAAAAAACAATTAAAAGATACCCTTAAGGGAATTAATGAACAGCTTAAGAATGAAAAAATCAGATATAAACAGGAAAAAGAAACATATGACCAAAAAATTTTATCTCTTACTGAAGAAATCAAAAACTATAAATTACAATTGGAGAAATATAAAGATCATAATACCTGCTTAGAAAATGAATTGCAAAATGAGAAGAACATAAATGAAAAATTAAAAGAAGATATCCTAAAATTAAAAGAGACCACTTCTAAAAAAAGCAGCCTCTGGAGCAAAATTACAAAAACTATTTACCCACCCAAAAACATGTAA